The Ornithinimicrobium faecis region TTCGCCGTGTGGGAGGCCGCGCTGGCCGCTGTCGCAGGGTCCCCGCTCGCGCTGGTCGGCCTCGCCGCGATCCTGCTGGTCGTCGGGACCACGATCGTGCTGTCGCACCGCAGGAAGCGCGACCGGGCCCTGCCGTAGCCACGCCCCCAACCTTCAGGCACCACTGACTTCAGGCACCACTGACTTCAGGCACCACTGAGCCACTGGTGCACCAAACCGGTCACCGCCTCCGGCTGGTCGAGCTGGAGCAGATGACCGGCCTCCGGGACGAGGCGCAGGTCCGCACCGGGGATCAGCGCCTGCAACCGGTGCGCGCGGTCGACCGGGATCCAGACGTCCTCGGTCCCCCAGGCAATCAGCACTGGCAGGTCGAGCCTCGGATAGAGCGTCTCGATCTCGTCGGTGTGCGTTTGATCTGCCTGGGCGATCTGCCGATAGAACGCCGCCTGCCCCACCTCGTCGGCCCAGGGCTCGGTCAGCCAGGACTCCTGCTCGTCGGTGAGGCCCCGGTGGGTGGCCCCAGCGAGGTAGGCGCGCAGCGCCCCGAGGTGGATCTGCTGCGGCAGCGCGCCGAAGACGTCGGCGTGCTCGCGGACCAGCGTGAAGAACGGCGACCCCCACGGCGCGAGCGCCACGACGTCAGCCAGCAGCAGGGAGCG contains the following coding sequences:
- a CDS encoding alpha/beta fold hydrolase, whose amino-acid sequence is MLVEEFHWHGKVVRWGRSGSGLPVVFCHGTPWSSRVWQAVAASLVPEFTVYLWDMPGYGQSSKHPDHRVSLDVQGELFADLMEHWDLDAPHVVTHDIGGAVALRAHLLHDAPFRSLLLADVVALAPWGSPFFTLVREHADVFGALPQQIHLGALRAYLAGATHRGLTDEQESWLTEPWADEVGQAAFYRQIAQADQTHTDEIETLYPRLDLPVLIAWGTEDVWIPVDRAHRLQALIPGADLRLVPEAGHLLQLDQPEAVTGLVHQWLSGA